ACCTGACAGAGCACCAACTTAGTTGTCTCCAAAAAATAGAAGAGTTAAAGAATCCTCTTCCATCGGTTTTAGCCAAAGAACTTTCGATTACCAAACCAACAACCACGGCATTAATCGATAAGCTGCTCAAGAAAAAAGTGATTAAAAAAGTTCCTTCGAAAAAAGATAAAAGAGCTTTCCATTTGCACTCAACCACAGCGGGCAGAAAAATGATTCGGCTACACGAATCGGTTCAAACCGAAGTTGCGAGTCGGCTAACCAAAAATCTAAATGAATCGGAGAAGGACATTTTGGGATACCTGCTCACCAAAGTTCTGACAGAAGAATAGAATACCAACTTAACTACCCAGCTTATGAAAACATTCGAGTTTCGATATCATCATCTTGGTATTCCCACTAACGAGAAAAAGGAAAACGAAGCTTACCACGAAAAACTAAAATTCTACCATTCCGGTTACGAGGAGAGCGAGTTTGGAATTGAATGGATGCGTTTTGAAGAAGATTCTCCCATGCCGGAACTCGTAAAAACGGTGCCTCACGTTGCTTTTGTGGTTCACGACATGGATGAGGCATTGAAAGGTCGAAATATATTGGTTGAACCGAACAGCCCTTCGGAAGGAATACTGGTAGCCATGATTGAGGAAAACGGAGCTCCGGTTGAATTTCTTCAGTATACATCTCCGGATACGGGAAGAATAAGCCACACCTCAATGAGTCATGGATAAAAAAAGAAAGGGAGGCGGACGCTTCCACTCTCCCTCTCCAAACGTTTAAATGTCTAAAAGCCTAAATTAAGGCCAGAGCCAAATCAGGTAAAGATGATTTGGGTATTTTCGCCACCTGCCATTTCATAGAACTGGCCGATGGTAATGATATCTTCTACCTCATCGCTCAAATCCTCTTTCTTGAGTTTGAACATGTCAACGGCCAGTTTGCAGGCAAAGACTTCGCCTCCTCCAGCTGTGATCATCTCCAAAAACTCATCTACCGGCGGC
This Prolixibacter sp. NT017 DNA region includes the following protein-coding sequences:
- a CDS encoding MarR family winged helix-turn-helix transcriptional regulator, giving the protein MTQEEIINHFLSRAKEIEEQARQQSELADLTEHQLSCLQKIEELKNPLPSVLAKELSITKPTTTALIDKLLKKKVIKKVPSKKDKRAFHLHSTTAGRKMIRLHESVQTEVASRLTKNLNESEKDILGYLLTKVLTEE